Proteins from a single region of Methanoculleus horonobensis:
- a CDS encoding Ig-like domain-containing protein: protein MNFKKLFLLTILLGLIVPAASATDPDRILISSDAGWLAAGGTEPAEITVQVFDGSGMPLDNCTVAFGVDPVFGRISPATVTTDASGTAVVTFIPGRTSGVAVITARAGTVEETFHLPIDHGTASRITYLDYEFEVAAGDVTVITVGLADRYGNPVDDSRVTEAVHFSVGSIDDDAVFIDDGGAPVPEIERTVNATGYVRVPFRTARTVGENIVRITVPSGEIDRYISIRGLPAGLPAAVAVSVNPDADPEPYQPADGESTFTLTYRLFDSWGNPAAGRDIRVATTLAGEGTVLTTNGSGVARLTYGPKDTTGRITVTATAADNASVTVSQVVEFVHTVPVDMLLSANPQSMPSLDVPGSRPATLRAKVVDVRGNPVGGEDVTFAIRDVDTGEFLQVAAPYLSASSAETDDDGYAVVRFYPGTFTTDRTDPRWSAAARGGCDIAATWNGTTRTIPLAWENYPYLSVEAVVSPETVAVNDTVDVTIRLIGDGWAFQPDPIDVVLCTDRSGSMLYDDPDRMHSVREAAKVFVDQFSENHDRAAAVSFGGKGRISRPGVSSGISTHEIDNDYACPKTYDDYATLDLGLTRNLRAVKDALDGVVPDHGTPLRHGLKVSIDHLVAGADDGSVKAVVLLSDGDYNWYGDPLARGSGSTHYSPDQYGTLTRSYYRYGDLPSKWQNLAAYAADNDIRIFTISYSESLSGDARSTLQSIAASTGGRYYHAPAPDALGPIYTDIAGALKTEAGVNTTMGLDFGTIRVNGEERDGERVLSYVYEDGISTVIESVVENETGEYVIVPGRTVNQTDDWSDDRNLEFEIGTVHLGQTWEATFRLRVLADGNINVFGPGSRIRFNDAAELALPDTFVTAVPDLSNTGFGSATLTLSNPRYTCTEPVEEILTAAWDLTYTGAGTVTESVEYSNDGGLSWVRFETVTGETSSLHVRALPPGEYRVRVRASADDVPDAGLVFPPIQVGERHQAYIRIM, encoded by the coding sequence ATGAATTTCAAAAAATTATTCCTCCTCACGATCCTGCTCGGCCTGATCGTTCCTGCGGCGAGTGCGACAGATCCCGATAGGATCCTCATATCGAGCGATGCCGGCTGGCTGGCGGCAGGCGGAACCGAGCCCGCTGAAATAACCGTGCAGGTCTTCGACGGGAGCGGGATGCCGCTCGACAACTGCACCGTGGCGTTCGGGGTCGACCCGGTCTTCGGCCGCATCTCGCCTGCAACCGTCACCACCGATGCATCCGGAACCGCGGTTGTAACGTTCATCCCCGGCAGGACGAGCGGCGTCGCCGTGATAACCGCACGGGCCGGGACTGTAGAAGAGACGTTTCACCTCCCGATCGACCACGGCACGGCCAGCCGCATCACGTACCTTGACTATGAGTTCGAGGTTGCCGCGGGCGACGTCACCGTCATCACCGTGGGGCTGGCCGACCGGTACGGCAACCCCGTGGACGATAGCCGGGTCACCGAGGCCGTCCACTTCAGCGTCGGTTCGATCGACGACGATGCCGTCTTCATCGACGACGGGGGCGCTCCGGTGCCCGAGATCGAACGGACGGTCAACGCCACCGGATACGTCCGGGTGCCCTTCAGAACCGCCCGCACCGTCGGCGAGAACATCGTCCGGATAACTGTTCCTTCGGGCGAAATCGACCGCTACATCTCCATCCGCGGGCTCCCCGCCGGGCTTCCGGCCGCAGTTGCCGTCTCGGTCAATCCCGATGCCGATCCGGAACCCTACCAGCCCGCCGATGGCGAGAGTACGTTTACCCTGACCTACCGGCTCTTCGACTCCTGGGGCAACCCCGCAGCCGGCCGGGATATCCGGGTCGCCACCACGCTCGCAGGGGAAGGCACCGTCCTGACGACGAACGGATCGGGCGTCGCCCGCCTCACCTACGGCCCGAAGGATACCACCGGCAGGATCACCGTCACCGCAACGGCCGCGGACAACGCAAGCGTGACGGTATCGCAGGTTGTTGAGTTCGTGCACACCGTCCCTGTAGATATGCTCCTCTCGGCAAACCCCCAGTCCATGCCGAGCCTCGACGTGCCGGGTTCAAGACCGGCAACCCTCCGTGCGAAGGTCGTCGACGTGAGAGGAAACCCGGTCGGTGGAGAAGACGTAACCTTCGCTATCCGAGACGTCGATACCGGCGAATTCCTGCAGGTCGCCGCCCCGTACCTCTCTGCGTCCTCTGCCGAGACCGATGACGATGGTTACGCTGTCGTCCGGTTCTACCCGGGCACGTTCACGACCGACCGGACTGATCCGCGCTGGAGCGCCGCGGCGAGGGGCGGGTGCGACATCGCCGCTACCTGGAACGGCACCACCCGGACGATCCCCCTGGCCTGGGAGAACTACCCCTACCTCTCGGTGGAAGCAGTGGTCTCTCCCGAGACGGTGGCGGTGAACGATACGGTCGACGTCACGATCCGGCTCATAGGCGACGGGTGGGCGTTCCAGCCGGACCCGATCGATGTGGTGCTCTGCACCGACCGGTCGGGGAGCATGCTCTATGACGACCCCGATCGGATGCACTCGGTACGCGAGGCGGCAAAAGTCTTCGTGGATCAGTTCTCGGAGAACCACGATCGCGCGGCCGCCGTCTCGTTTGGCGGTAAAGGCCGTATCTCGCGCCCCGGTGTCAGTTCCGGCATCAGCACGCACGAGATCGATAACGACTATGCCTGCCCGAAGACCTACGATGACTACGCTACGCTCGATCTCGGGCTCACCCGTAATCTCCGGGCGGTGAAGGATGCGCTCGACGGGGTCGTCCCCGACCACGGCACCCCGCTCCGGCACGGGCTGAAGGTCTCGATCGACCACCTGGTCGCCGGAGCAGACGACGGTTCGGTAAAGGCCGTGGTGCTCCTCTCCGACGGGGATTACAACTGGTACGGCGACCCGCTTGCCCGGGGTTCGGGTTCGACCCATTACTCGCCGGATCAGTACGGGACGCTGACCCGGAGTTACTACCGGTATGGGGATCTCCCCTCGAAATGGCAGAATCTGGCGGCTTACGCCGCGGACAATGACATCCGCATCTTCACGATCTCGTACTCGGAGAGCCTCTCCGGTGACGCGAGGTCGACGCTGCAGAGCATTGCCGCATCGACCGGTGGAAGGTACTACCACGCACCGGCCCCGGATGCCCTGGGCCCGATCTACACCGATATCGCCGGGGCCCTCAAGACGGAAGCCGGCGTCAACACCACGATGGGACTTGACTTCGGCACGATTCGGGTCAACGGTGAAGAACGGGACGGGGAGAGGGTGCTCTCCTACGTCTACGAAGACGGGATATCGACCGTCATCGAGAGCGTGGTCGAGAACGAGACGGGCGAGTATGTGATCGTGCCGGGAAGAACCGTCAACCAGACCGACGACTGGAGCGACGACCGGAACCTGGAGTTCGAGATCGGGACGGTTCACCTCGGCCAGACCTGGGAGGCGACGTTTCGCCTGAGGGTGCTTGCCGACGGCAACATCAACGTCTTCGGGCCCGGGTCCAGGATACGGTTCAACGACGCGGCGGAGCTCGCCCTCCCCGACACCTTCGTCACGGCCGTTCCGGATCTCAGCAACACGGGTTTCGGCTCCGCGACGCTGACGCTCTCAAACCCGCGCTACACCTGTACAGAACCGGTCGAGGAGATCCTCACCGCTGCCTGGGACCTCACCTACACCGGGGCGGGAACCGTGACCGAGTCCGTGGAATACTCGAACGACGGCGGCCTCTCCTGGGTGCGGTTCGAGACCGTGACCGGTGAAACCTCCTCGCTCCATGTCCGGGCACTTCCGCCGGGTGAATACCGGGTTCGGGTGCGCGCATCTGCAGACGACGTACCCGATGCCGGTTTGGTCTTCCCTCCCATCCAGGTCGGGGAGCGGCATCAGGCGTATATCCGGATCATGTAG
- a CDS encoding dCTP deaminase — protein sequence MILSSSEIACRRENGDLVIEPYHDASQQPASYDLRAAEETVLPRGVCTLVPSIERVELPADLAATLRCRSSLARRGVLLGGGFVDPGFRGQLTLCLTNTGAEEIRLAAGDRIVQMILQEVLSGDRLYQGRYQDSVGTVHTR from the coding sequence ATGATCCTCTCGTCCAGCGAAATCGCTTGCCGGCGCGAAAACGGCGATCTCGTCATCGAGCCGTACCACGATGCGTCCCAGCAGCCCGCGTCCTATGATCTCCGTGCGGCCGAGGAGACGGTGCTCCCGCGCGGCGTATGCACTCTCGTTCCCTCGATCGAGCGGGTGGAACTCCCCGCCGACCTCGCCGCAACCCTCCGGTGCCGCTCCTCGCTCGCCCGCCGCGGCGTCCTCCTCGGCGGCGGGTTCGTCGATCCCGGGTTCCGCGGCCAGCTGACGCTCTGCCTGACGAACACCGGCGCCGAGGAGATCCGCCTTGCAGCGGGCGACCGGATCGTGCAGATGATCCTGCAGGAAGTGTTGAGCGGCGACCGGCTCTATCAGGGCCGGTACCAGGACAGTGTTGGCACGGTGCATACCCGATGA
- a CDS encoding DUF128 domain-containing protein: MTPSIRSERKYLEILRILAESHEPLGAKRLSEKMAERGFILSDRAVQYYLQYLDEMGFTEKAGNRGRLLTEAGIAESESALVDQRLGFIISRLEQLAFRSTFDPATGTGSVTYNLSFVREEDLQAVTAAFDEVAAAGYGFLSAYRIVDSDPRIPEGHVGIMTACSVTLDGVLQKMGIPTRLEYAGRIAVDEGGSAGFLDLIGYRGTSVDPLHLFISAGLTSINRLVTTRAGVALANVRAVPAAARYRVEVTVGLMEECGFTFPAGGGIGEFNLPKHPYRLSVVALSGMNMVANAIEKGYAIKTEIGAGTIPFEKIADATGSR, from the coding sequence ATGACCCCTTCGATACGTTCGGAACGGAAGTACCTTGAGATCCTCCGGATTCTTGCGGAATCGCACGAACCCCTGGGTGCAAAACGGTTGAGCGAGAAGATGGCCGAACGGGGATTCATCCTGAGCGACCGCGCCGTCCAGTACTACCTCCAGTACCTCGACGAGATGGGATTTACGGAGAAGGCCGGGAACCGGGGGCGCCTCCTGACCGAGGCCGGGATCGCCGAGAGTGAGAGCGCGCTCGTCGATCAGAGGCTCGGCTTCATCATATCGAGGCTCGAACAGCTTGCCTTCCGGAGCACCTTCGACCCGGCGACCGGCACGGGCAGCGTCACCTACAACCTCTCCTTCGTGCGGGAAGAAGACCTCCAGGCCGTCACGGCAGCCTTCGACGAGGTGGCGGCGGCGGGTTACGGGTTTCTCTCCGCCTACCGGATCGTCGATTCCGACCCCCGCATACCTGAGGGCCATGTCGGGATCATGACGGCCTGCAGCGTCACCCTGGACGGCGTCCTCCAGAAGATGGGTATCCCGACGAGGCTCGAGTATGCCGGCAGAATTGCCGTCGATGAAGGCGGATCCGCCGGATTCCTCGATCTCATCGGCTACCGCGGAACGTCGGTCGACCCGCTTCATCTCTTCATATCCGCCGGACTCACCTCGATCAACCGGCTGGTGACGACCCGGGCCGGCGTCGCGCTTGCGAACGTCCGTGCGGTGCCTGCGGCCGCACGCTATCGGGTGGAGGTGACTGTCGGCCTGATGGAGGAGTGCGGCTTCACCTTCCCTGCCGGAGGGGGCATCGGTGAGTTCAACCTCCCGAAGCACCCCTACCGCCTCTCCGTTGTTGCGCTGAGCGGCATGAACATGGTGGCGAATGCCATTGAGAAAGGCTACGCCATAAAAACCGAGATTGGTGCAGGAACGATCCCGTTCGAAAAAATAGCGGACGCTACTGGATCCAGGTGA
- a CDS encoding tubulin/FtsZ family protein: MRVLTIGLGGAGSRVVDQLYNHDRRSKVYCMSAVAIDIDPNSLLQLRYLPDPARIFFPRVDISDRAHITDVIDIEEVMTRLQSLDTMEIDAILFCCGLGGSVIDIAPLIIAEIRKSYIEPIFALAVLPCLEEGKRISAKAADDLDVLQELVDAVVLFDNETWSKKIKVAAAAAEAENTGVMGQLRQLPIGSDPRTHYNMLNERVARQIGLLLRAGEFNESGLDVAEIVLDAGEVLNTLKGNGFVAVGYATERLPTGWLNVLHRRQSLKDFIQGSQEKAARIISLAKKAVYEDVSVPCDLTSADKALVLIAGPSAELSMKGFQTVRKWIDRSIAGLEMRSGDYPVKNTSYVGIIIVLSGLTNVPRVEELRDIRTEYHLECEEERLRAEEEERLRKEEEALAAGAASEMPGDDDVSGFASPLESAYLEEIGYMTEPITPEKDEMIRLPGSGGSDRKRRDDTIDMLPKAEKKQDDGAFILPPKQGGREIDLTGSASITSSVPAPKNSTFGLKGISIEKTGPKDDAVSYSTSLKPVQRPKEGALSADAGTLDRATQRPKDGVFTGDRVTLGHGMQRPKDGLFEEAGLCMREGAPLPKDGSLGRKGFARSGPTPKEVEPSRGRLEVIDTAARQKSRNEEKRSDDEDGGITWIQ; this comes from the coding sequence ATGCGAGTGCTGACGATTGGGCTGGGCGGCGCCGGCTCAAGGGTTGTGGATCAACTCTACAACCATGACCGGCGCAGCAAAGTCTACTGCATGAGTGCGGTAGCGATCGACATCGACCCGAACTCCCTGCTGCAACTCCGCTACCTCCCGGACCCCGCGAGGATCTTCTTCCCGCGGGTCGATATCTCGGATCGTGCCCATATCACGGACGTGATCGATATCGAGGAGGTGATGACCCGCCTCCAGAGTCTGGATACGATGGAGATCGACGCCATCCTCTTCTGCTGCGGGCTCGGTGGCAGCGTCATCGACATCGCGCCGCTCATCATCGCCGAGATCCGGAAGTCCTACATCGAGCCGATCTTCGCTCTTGCCGTACTGCCGTGCCTGGAGGAGGGGAAGCGGATCTCTGCCAAGGCCGCCGACGATCTCGACGTGCTCCAGGAACTCGTCGATGCCGTCGTCCTCTTCGACAACGAGACCTGGTCGAAGAAGATCAAGGTGGCCGCCGCTGCAGCCGAGGCCGAGAACACCGGCGTCATGGGCCAGCTGCGCCAGCTTCCCATTGGGTCGGATCCGAGAACGCACTACAACATGCTCAACGAGAGGGTTGCGCGCCAGATCGGCCTTCTCCTTCGTGCCGGGGAGTTCAACGAATCCGGGCTGGATGTCGCCGAGATCGTTCTGGATGCCGGCGAGGTCCTGAACACCCTGAAAGGGAACGGGTTCGTCGCGGTCGGCTACGCCACGGAGCGACTGCCGACGGGATGGCTGAACGTCCTCCACCGGCGGCAGTCGCTGAAGGACTTCATCCAGGGTTCGCAGGAGAAAGCCGCCCGGATCATCTCCCTCGCCAAAAAAGCGGTCTACGAAGACGTATCGGTTCCCTGCGACCTCACGAGCGCCGACAAAGCGCTGGTGCTGATCGCCGGCCCCTCGGCCGAGCTCTCGATGAAGGGGTTCCAGACCGTCCGAAAGTGGATCGACCGGAGCATCGCCGGGCTCGAGATGCGATCGGGCGATTACCCGGTGAAGAACACATCCTATGTGGGGATCATCATCGTGCTCTCGGGGCTCACCAACGTCCCCCGGGTCGAGGAACTCCGGGATATCCGGACGGAATACCACCTCGAGTGCGAGGAAGAACGGCTGAGGGCGGAAGAGGAGGAGCGGCTGCGTAAAGAGGAGGAAGCCCTGGCAGCCGGCGCCGCCTCCGAGATGCCGGGTGACGATGATGTCTCCGGCTTTGCCTCGCCTCTTGAGTCGGCATATCTCGAGGAGATCGGATACATGACAGAACCAATCACACCGGAGAAGGATGAGATGATCCGGCTCCCGGGCAGCGGCGGGAGCGACCGGAAGCGCAGGGACGATACCATCGATATGCTCCCGAAAGCCGAGAAGAAGCAGGACGACGGGGCCTTCATCCTTCCCCCGAAGCAGGGCGGGAGGGAGATCGATCTCACCGGGTCGGCCTCGATCACCTCGTCGGTGCCCGCCCCGAAGAACTCCACCTTCGGCCTGAAAGGGATCAGCATCGAGAAGACGGGGCCGAAAGACGATGCGGTATCGTACTCCACATCCTTAAAACCCGTGCAGCGGCCGAAAGAAGGGGCGCTCTCCGCAGACGCGGGCACCCTGGATCGCGCGACCCAGCGCCCGAAAGACGGGGTGTTCACCGGTGACCGCGTCACGCTCGGCCACGGAATGCAGCGGCCGAAGGACGGCCTCTTCGAGGAAGCCGGCCTGTGCATGCGCGAAGGAGCGCCCTTACCGAAGGATGGTTCGCTGGGCCGGAAGGGATTTGCCAGATCAGGCCCCACCCCGAAAGAGGTCGAGCCTTCGCGCGGAAGGCTCGAGGTGATCGACACGGCCGCCCGGCAGAAGAGCCGGAACGAAGAGAAGAGATCGGACGACGAGGACGGCGGGATCACCTGGATCCAGTAG
- a CDS encoding 5,10-methylenetetrahydromethanopterin reductase gives MRCIALTTYGIEFVPGAINVKQVVNYTKLAESKDIDYAWITNHYNNRHAYPTLAMIAANTDSIKMGPGIMNTFTDTPAAIASFMATLNEISDGRAVLGIGPGDLSTLPKLAIDPVKPVGHLKEGVEQIRKLLAGEEVKKSGNLEFFDYDGAKLTGVNLPGKKGIPVYIGAQGPKVLELAGTIGDGALINASNPKDFDVAIPIIKKAMEAVDKKKFDVGAYTAMSIDRDEKKARNAAKIVAAFIAAGSPPALLQRHGLNLDNVAKIKEALGRFDFKTVGGLVGDAEIDAFTIAGTPDMVKQKCEDLTKAGVTQIIFGSPLGPDMTNSIRLLGKYIV, from the coding sequence ATGAGGTGCATAGCCTTGACTACATATGGAATTGAATTTGTGCCCGGAGCAATCAACGTCAAGCAGGTGGTGAACTACACCAAGCTTGCAGAGTCGAAGGATATCGACTACGCTTGGATCACCAACCACTACAACAACCGTCATGCATACCCGACCCTTGCCATGATCGCGGCAAACACCGACTCGATCAAGATGGGACCGGGCATCATGAACACGTTCACCGACACCCCGGCAGCCATTGCTTCTTTCATGGCTACCCTGAACGAGATCTCCGATGGACGTGCCGTCCTCGGTATCGGGCCCGGCGACCTCTCGACCCTTCCCAAGCTCGCGATCGACCCCGTCAAGCCCGTCGGTCACCTGAAGGAAGGTGTCGAGCAGATCCGGAAACTCCTCGCCGGTGAGGAAGTCAAGAAGTCCGGCAACCTGGAGTTCTTCGACTACGACGGTGCCAAGCTGACCGGCGTCAACCTGCCCGGCAAGAAGGGCATCCCGGTCTACATCGGTGCCCAGGGTCCCAAGGTGCTCGAGCTCGCCGGCACGATCGGTGACGGCGCCCTGATCAACGCCTCGAACCCCAAGGACTTCGACGTCGCCATCCCGATCATCAAGAAGGCGATGGAAGCAGTCGACAAGAAGAAGTTCGACGTCGGTGCCTACACCGCCATGTCCATCGACAGGGACGAGAAGAAGGCCCGGAACGCCGCAAAGATTGTTGCCGCATTCATCGCCGCCGGTTCCCCGCCCGCGCTTCTCCAGCGCCACGGACTCAACCTCGACAACGTCGCGAAGATCAAGGAAGCGCTCGGACGCTTCGACTTCAAGACCGTCGGCGGACTCGTCGGCGACGCGGAGATCGACGCCTTCACCATCGCCGGTACCCCCGACATGGTCAAGCAGAAGTGCGAAGACCTCACAAAGGCTGGAGTTACCCAGATCATCTTCGGCTCGCCGCTCGGCCCCGACATGACCAACTCCATCCGCCTCCTCGGCAAGTACATTGTCTGA